Proteins encoded together in one Vigna angularis cultivar LongXiaoDou No.4 chromosome 5, ASM1680809v1, whole genome shotgun sequence window:
- the LOC108339438 gene encoding F-box/FBD/LRR-repeat protein At1g13570 codes for MAQGKIIAQEVRKMVTWNRIEKRDIISTMPNEILANVLSRLTLKEAARTSVLSTTWRYQWTYFSGDLDFDNSLRTLLLRHEPVGLLTKCKVFIREWESFMSRLQHVMKSLKCHSMHGLRICMDLGNPWKVTEWMKFAAEKNVETLDLDFSYNFMEPFIEISENIRNVLSKSFEMRALRVLRLASVDVSAEIIESFLASCPVLETLCVRGSKTVESLKVKGQGLRLKHLELVECHILHLDICAENLMTFTYTGDYGNFNFENVPNLVEASFGGKCCNYLLSNMQDVELYAVLSQVQVLKLELFILYGGVLENLPVLSNVKNLELRIRHRCGGELSRTVSLLSAFPSIAVLKIKFMRTTIWELDEGWKANLKHEYPNLRELEVSGYRRDSCQIELLISIFKKAPNLNRIVVDPLASMHVQRSPDVKASIRETQRDMTIWYVDALKPYVSPSTQLIVL; via the exons ATGGCTCAGGGGAAGATAATTGCACAAGAAGTAAGGAAAATGGTGACATGGAACAGAATTGAGAAGAGGGACATCATAAGTACCATGCCAAATGAGATCCTTGCAAATGTTCTGTCTCGGTTGACATTGAAAGAAGCTGCTAGAACTAGCGTGTTGTCAACTACATGGAGATATCAATGGACCTATTTCTCTGGGGACTTGGACTTTGATAATTCTCTCAGGACTCTTCTCTTGCGCCATGAGCCTGTTGGACTTTTGACCAAGTGCAAAGTTTTTATTCGTGAGTGGGAGAGCTTCATGAGCCGTTTGCAACATGTGATGAAATCGCTGAAATGCCACTCCATGCATGGACTCAGAATCTGCATGGATTTGGGCAACCCTTGGAAGGTGACTGAGTGGATGAAGTTTGCTGCAGAGAAGAATGTTGAAACCTTGGACCTGGACTTTTCATACAATTTCATGGAACCATTCATTGAAATAAGTGAGAACATTCGAAATGTGTTGTCAAAGAGTTTTGAAATGAGGGCACTGAGAGTCCTGCGTTTGGCTTCTGTGGACGTGAGTGCTGAGATCATTGAGAGTTTTCTAGCATCTTGTCCAGTGCTTGAAACATTATGTGTCAGAGGATCAAAAACCGTTGAGAGCTTGAAAGTTAAGGGTCAAGGACTGAGGTTGAAGCATTTGGAATTGGTTGAATGCCATATTTTGCATCTTGATATCTGTGCTGAAAATCTCATGACATTTACGTACACTGGAGATTATGGAaattttaactttgaaaatGTTCCAAACCTTGTGGAAGCCTCCTTTGGAGGAAAATGTTGTAATTACCTGCTATCGAACATGCAAGATGTTGAACTTTATGCAGTACTTTCGCAGGTTCAAGTTCTGAAATTGGAACTGTTTATACTTTATGGG GGAGTTCTTGAAAATCTTCCTGTGTTAAGTAATGTGAAGAACCTGGAACTACGAATTCGTCACAGGTGTGGAGGGGAACTTAGTCGTACTGTTTCATTACTGAGTGCATTCCCTTCAATAGCTGTGCTTAAGATTAAG TTCATGAGGACCACTATCTGGGAATTGGATGAGGGGTGGAAGGCCAATCTGAAGCATGAGTATCCAAACCTGAGGGAGCTGGAAGTGTCTGGGTACAGAAGAGACTCCTGTCAAATTGAGTTGCTGATCAGCATATTTAAAAAGGCACCAAATCTCAACAGGATTGTTGTGGATCCCTTGGCTTCAATGCATGTGCAAAGATCACCTGATGTCAAGGCCAGCATTAGAGAAACGCAACGTGATATGACCATATGGTATGTTGATGCTCTCAAACCTTATGTGTCTCCTTCAACTCAGTTGATTGTCCTCTAA
- the LOC108338827 gene encoding F-box/kelch-repeat protein At5g60570 — MIKKIRLACSLKEDEEKGNNSFVELDTRVGGNDGFPRIGPNDSLLPGLFDDVALNCLAWVSRSDYASLACINKRYNMLIKSGYLSGLRKKLGIVELEHLVYLVCDPRGWEAFDPKRNRWITLPKIPCDECFNHADKESLAVGSELLVFGRELMDFAIWKFSLICRGWVKCQEMNRPRCLFASGSLGSIAIVAGGSDKYGNVLESAELYDSSSGTWELLPNMHTPRRLCSGFFMDDKFYVIGGMSSPTVSLTCGEEYDLKTRNWRKIEGMYPYVNGAAQAPPLVAVVDNELYAVEHLTNMVKKYDKENNSWSELGRLPVRADSSNGWGLAFKACAEKLLVVGGQRGPEGEAVVLNSWCPRTGVRSGTIDWQVLGVKEHVGVFVYNCAVMGWSGEMLLD; from the coding sequence ATGATAAAGAAAATACGTTTGGCTTGTTCCTTGAAGGAGGATGAAGAGAAAGGGAATAATAGCTTTGTGGAATTGGATACAAGGGTAGGAGGTAATGATGGTTTTCCTAGAATTGGACCAAATGATTCGCTTCTCCCTGGTCTTTTTGATGATGTTGCGCTAAACTGTCTTGCTTGGGTTAGTAGATCTGATTATGCTTCACTAGCGTGTATAAATAAAAGGTACAACATGTTGATTAAGAGTGGATATCTATCCGGGTTGAGGAAGAAGTTGGGGATTGTGGAGCTAGAGCATTTGGTTTATTTGGTTTGTGATCCAAGAGGGTGGGAGGCATTTGACCCCAAGAGAAATAGATGGATAACATTACCTAAAATACCTTGTGATGAGTGTTTTAATCATGCAGACAAGGAGTCCTTGGCTGTGGGGAGTGAATTGTTGGTGTTTGGTCGGGAATTGATGGATTTTGCCATTTGGAAGTTCAGCTTGATTTGCCGTGGTTGGGTGAAGTGTCAGGAGATGAACCGTCCTCGGTGCTTGTTCGCATCTGGCAGTCTTGGTTCAATTGCTATTGTTGCTGGTGGAAGTGATAAATATGGAAATGTTCTTGAATCTGCTGAGTTGTATGACTCTTCTTCAGGTACATGGGAACTGTTGCCGAACATGCACACACCACGTAGATTGTGCTCTGGTTTTTTCATGGATGACAAGTTCTATGTGATCGGTGGCATGTCAAGTCCTACTGTTTCATTGACTTGTGGGGAGGAGTATGATCTGAAGACAAGAAACTGGCGGAAAATAGAGGGTATGTATCCATATGTTAATGGGGCTGCTCAGGCTCCTCCACTTGTGGCAGTTGTGGATAATGAGTTATACGCAGTTGAGCATCTTACCAACATGGTGAAGAAATATGACAAGGAAAATAACAGTTGGAGTGAATTGGGAAGACTTCCAGTTCGGGCCGATTCTTCAAATGGATGGGGCCTGGCTTTCAAGGCTTGTGCAGAGAAGCTTCTGGTTGTGGGTGGGCAAAGGGGTCCAGAAGGTGAAGCTGTTGTACTGAATTCATGGTGTCCTAGGACAGGGGTCAGGAGTGGAACCATAGATTGGCAAGTACTTGGTGTTAAGGAGCATGTTGGGGTGTTTGTTTACAATTGTGCTGTTATGGGATGGTCTGGTGAGATGCTTCTTGATTGA